GAAGTATCGTGTATATCGTAAAGAATCGTCAGAAGGTAGTTATTCGATGATTACCGACTCTACTTCGACGGAAGCTGAAGATCTTAACGCACTAGAGGGTCTCACTTACGATTATTATGTGAGAGCGATTCAATCTGATAGTGGTGTTGAATCAGAACCATCGAATACAGTTCAGATTATGATTGAATTGGCAGACATTATTGAAGAGCCAATTGAAGAGCCAGATCCGATAGAACCACCTATCGATAATAATAATAATAATAATAATAATAATGGGAATGGTAACGGAAATAGTAACGGCAATGGCAATGGTAACACCGGAATCGATAATGGGATGGGTAACGGTACTGGTAACGGTAATGGTAATGGCGAAGAGGTTACTCCACCGGGTAGCGAAACAGGTAATGATACCGGGATAGAAGAAATACCGTCTGATAATACGCAGACTGATCCTGGAACCTCAACAAATGGCGAACCTGTTGATAGTTATCAACCCGATACGCCCGATGGAGGCGAAGTATCTGGAACGACAACTCCTTAGCTAAGATAGATAAAGCTCCCATGTGGGGGCTTTATCTATTTTTAATAGACGGATTATCAAGTCCAAGTGCGATGGGGTTTTAAAATCCATCTGTAAGGAAGTTTTTTTACATTTTGAGTGTGATTCCTAAATGTGTTAAGCTGTAACTACCATACTGGAGAGGGTATTTCCCATGAAACGTAAATTTGGAGATCGCGCGAACTGGCGTCGAATTTCACGCCGCCGTTTTACTTGTCGTTATGTCGAATCCGAGAGGTTCACGGGTTATATAACGTTGTATACGATTTATAACTTGAAGGAACCCCTATGGAAAACTTATGGAAATCATACGTATCGTATTGCAGACAAAGGGTACTCTTGGTTACAGTACTTCCCTGAGAATTGCCATTATATTGTCACTGCTATGTTTAATGAGCGACAAGAAATTATTCAATGGTATATTGATACTTGCAAAATTCAGGGTGTGACTGATCAGGGCGTACCTTGGTTCGATGATTTATATTTGGATGTGGTGGTATTAAGTAATGGAGAGGTCTTCCTATTGGATGAAGATGAATTGGATGATGCTTTAAGACGAAGCGATATAACGACAGAGGATTATAATCTTGCTACGTTAACTGCTAAACATTTGTTGCATGAGATCGATGCACATCAATTTCCCTACTTCATGATGTCACTCGAACATCGTAAACAATTGTTTGAGAATGGTGAATTTAGGAGGAAAATATGATCCTTGTATCAAATAAGGCCCGATTGACGTTCAAAAAAATAATTTTCATCATTCTATCTATCTGTCTAGTAGTTCTTCTATGGCTAGGCTATGTTATTTGGCAAATAAATCGGACGACTAGTTCGGACATTAACCCACGAGTAGATGTTGGTATTATTCTTGGCGCTGCGATGTGGGGGGATGTACCTAGCCCAGGCCTTCGGGAAAGGCTAGAAGAGGGATTAAGGTTATATCAAGACGGTAAATTTGAGCACTTTATTGTGACTGGAGGGTTGGATCGTCCAGGCATGAGACTTACAGAGGCGCAAGGGATGGCTCAGTATTTACTGGAGCATGGAGTTCCCGAAGAGGACGTTGTTCTAGAGAATGAAGCGACGGATACGTGGGAGAACTTGTTATTCAGTCAGAAGCTCATGGATAAGCAGGGCTGGACGTCTGCCGTGATCATTACACATACATACCATGGGATGCGTTCCCTCAAGATAGCGGAGTATTTGCAATATGATGAACCTAAACTTGGGCTTGTAGAATCGAAGGTGCTACAGATGTCCATTCACAAGACTAGAGAGACTTTAGCCTTCACGAAATGGAAAATAAATGAATTATTAATGGATCTTGGCTTTAAATCGGATGAAACTGTTAATAACGTTTCATGAAGTAGAATACATTGAATAGAGATGTCATCCCAGTAGATAATGAGGTGATGGATGCATGAGCGGGCGTGTCGCGGCCACAAATGGCCAGCCTGAAGGCAGGCCATCCAGGCAAATTAATGTGGTTTTACGTAGTCAAGAGGCCCCCGTATTAAACAATGTAGTGCTGGATCATGAGCCCGTAAAGGTAAATAAGAAGAAGGCTGAGCAGAGTCTATATCAAGAAATTCAACGAGAGCTCGACCAATTGATTGGATTGGATAACATCAAAGAGCTAGTTCACGAAATCTATGCGTTACTTCAGGTAGCACAATTACGTTCGGAAGCAGGACTGGCAAGTGGTGGGCATGTGTATCACATGATTTTCAAAGGTAATCCAGGTACTGGAAAGACGACGGTAGCGCGTATCGTAGCTAAGCTGTTTCAAAAAATGGGTGTACTCAGTAAAGGACATCTTATTGAGGTAGAACGTGCTGATTTGGTCGGTGAGTATATCGGACATACAGCACAGAAGACTAGGGAACTCGTCAAAAAAGCCATGGGTGGCATTCTATTTATTGATGAAGCCTACAGTCTTGCCCGAGGTGGTGAGAAGGATTTCGGTAAAGAGGCTATCGATACTTTAGTAAAGTCTATGGAGGACCATAAGAATCAATTTATCCTTATTCTGGCGGGCTATTCTGAAGAAATGGAGTTCTTCTTACAGACTAACCCAGGTCTTCCTTCTCGATTCCCTATTCAGGTCGATTTCTCGGATTATTCAGTGGATCAACTGATTCAAATTTCAGAAGTAATGGCTAAGGAAAGAGACTACATTCTTATGCCTCAGGCGATACTTAAACTGAAGCAGCACATTTTACAGGAGAAGAATGAAAGCTTACATGCATTCAGTAATGGGAGATATATACGCAACATGATTGAAAAGTCGATACGTAATCATGCGGTTAGGCTCTTGAATCAATATGTGAATAGTCAACCAGGTAAGCTTGAGCTCATGACACTTCGAACGGAAGATTTCAAATTGGATTTGAAACAAGGACTATAGAAAAGATATACCATTTCGAACAACATGTAGATAAAAGGGGCCATTTATTCATGATTAACTCCACGTATGACACAGAGACAGATTTGCAGGACCGTGCGGTTCTAGTAAGCCTAGTAACGGATGAGGTAAAGAGAAAAGGGATTGATCCGGAATATTCCCTCCATGAACTCGTTCAGCTTGCGGAAACGGCAGGTGTCGAGGTGCTCGATTCACTTAGTCAGAATCTTCAAAAACCTGATCCTAAATGGTTTATTGGAAAAGGGAAAGTTGAGGAGCTACGACTAGTGATGGAAGCCACTGATGCCAACACTGCTATTTTTGATCATGAACTTTCAGGTGCTCAGGTTAGACATCTAGAAGAAAGCCTAGATGTTAAAATTATTGACCGAACTCAATTAATTCTGGATATATTTGCTCAAAGAGCTAAAACACGTGAAGGAATCATTCAAGTGGAATTAGCGCAGCTAACATACCTTTTACCACGCCTTTCAGGTCAGAGTCAGA
The nucleotide sequence above comes from Paenibacillus sp. IHBB 10380. Encoded proteins:
- a CDS encoding YdcF family protein; protein product: MILVSNKARLTFKKIIFIILSICLVVLLWLGYVIWQINRTTSSDINPRVDVGIILGAAMWGDVPSPGLRERLEEGLRLYQDGKFEHFIVTGGLDRPGMRLTEAQGMAQYLLEHGVPEEDVVLENEATDTWENLLFSQKLMDKQGWTSAVIITHTYHGMRSLKIAEYLQYDEPKLGLVESKVLQMSIHKTRETLAFTKWKINELLMDLGFKSDETVNNVS
- a CDS encoding DUF402 domain-containing protein, encoding MKRKFGDRANWRRISRRRFTCRYVESERFTGYITLYTIYNLKEPLWKTYGNHTYRIADKGYSWLQYFPENCHYIVTAMFNERQEIIQWYIDTCKIQGVTDQGVPWFDDLYLDVVVLSNGEVFLLDEDELDDALRRSDITTEDYNLATLTAKHLLHEIDAHQFPYFMMSLEHRKQLFENGEFRRKI
- a CDS encoding AAA family ATPase, producing the protein MSGRVAATNGQPEGRPSRQINVVLRSQEAPVLNNVVLDHEPVKVNKKKAEQSLYQEIQRELDQLIGLDNIKELVHEIYALLQVAQLRSEAGLASGGHVYHMIFKGNPGTGKTTVARIVAKLFQKMGVLSKGHLIEVERADLVGEYIGHTAQKTRELVKKAMGGILFIDEAYSLARGGEKDFGKEAIDTLVKSMEDHKNQFILILAGYSEEMEFFLQTNPGLPSRFPIQVDFSDYSVDQLIQISEVMAKERDYILMPQAILKLKQHILQEKNESLHAFSNGRYIRNMIEKSIRNHAVRLLNQYVNSQPGKLELMTLRTEDFKLDLKQGL